Proteins encoded by one window of Sediminicoccus rosea:
- the rfaD gene encoding ADP-glyceromanno-heptose 6-epimerase: MILVTGGAGFIGSNLVAALTARGEEVVVLDWLGKDEKWRNLEGAVLAGLLPPPELDAALAMRPRAVVHLGAISATTETDGDLVAASNLTLSLKLWDWCAAAGVPFIYASSAATYGDGDQGFEDGETPEELSRLKPLNLYGWSKHAFDRRVAQMLQLGRPKPPQWAGLKFFNVYGPREGHKGRMASVALHKYREILTGAPARLFASDRPGIADGMQQRDFVNVGDCVRVMLWLLDNPGVSGLFNCGSGQARSFLDLTRAVFAALNLPERIAFMPMPADLAGKYQYFTEAPMAKLRQAGYPHPSTPLEQGVAEYVAWLRANAP, from the coding sequence ATGATCCTCGTCACCGGCGGCGCCGGCTTCATCGGTTCGAACCTTGTCGCAGCTCTCACCGCCCGTGGCGAGGAGGTGGTGGTGCTCGACTGGCTCGGCAAGGACGAGAAGTGGCGCAACCTGGAGGGCGCGGTGCTGGCCGGCCTGCTGCCACCGCCCGAGCTGGACGCGGCGCTCGCCATGCGTCCCCGCGCCGTGGTGCATCTGGGCGCCATCAGCGCCACCACCGAAACGGATGGCGACCTCGTCGCCGCCTCCAACCTGACGCTCTCGCTCAAGCTCTGGGATTGGTGCGCGGCGGCGGGCGTGCCCTTCATCTACGCCTCCTCGGCCGCCACCTATGGCGATGGCGATCAGGGCTTCGAGGATGGCGAGACGCCGGAGGAGCTTTCGCGCCTCAAGCCTCTCAACCTCTATGGCTGGTCCAAGCACGCCTTTGACCGGCGCGTGGCGCAGATGCTGCAGCTCGGCCGCCCGAAGCCGCCGCAATGGGCGGGGCTCAAGTTCTTCAACGTCTATGGCCCGCGCGAGGGCCACAAGGGCCGCATGGCGAGCGTGGCGCTGCACAAGTATCGCGAGATCCTGACCGGCGCCCCTGCCCGCCTCTTCGCCTCGGACCGTCCGGGCATCGCGGACGGCATGCAGCAACGCGATTTCGTGAATGTGGGCGATTGCGTGCGCGTGATGCTCTGGCTGCTGGACAACCCCGGTGTCTCGGGCCTGTTCAACTGCGGCAGCGGGCAGGCGCGCAGCTTCCTGGACCTCACGCGCGCGGTCTTCGCGGCACTGAACCTGCCCGAGCGCATCGCGTTCATGCCCATGCCGGCGGATCTCGCCGGCAAGTATCAGTATTTCACCGAGGCACCGATGGCGAAGCTGCGCCAGGCCGGCTACCCGCATCCGTCCACGCCCCTGGAGCAGGGCGTGGCGGAATACGTGGCATGGCTCCGCGCTAACGCCCCTTGA
- a CDS encoding tripartite tricarboxylate transporter substrate-binding protein — protein sequence MRWLALLLALVAGPALAQTRPITLIVPFAAGGATDAIARLVGEHMGRTLGQVVVIENVAGAGGTIGSERVANSAPDGQTILINQLALLAAPGLIPNLRFDTRTAFAPVGLVNTGPTVLSARRGLDQPLAWLRAQGERANIGHGGLGTSGHLCALQLAQALRIPVTLVTYRGGGPAMNDLVAGSIDLLCDQSTNAIPQLTAGTIQGVLVTSATRLPPIPTVPTSAEAGVPGVNLHVWHGLYVARGTPPEIINRLNAALRSAVADPAILARFAQLGTTPFPPADQTPERHGDLFTAELERITRLLAEAGVRPGG from the coding sequence ATGCGCTGGCTGGCCCTGCTGTTGGCGCTGGTGGCGGGGCCCGCGCTGGCGCAGACGCGGCCCATCACCCTCATCGTGCCCTTCGCGGCGGGCGGCGCGACGGATGCCATCGCGCGGCTCGTGGGCGAGCATATGGGCCGCACCCTCGGCCAGGTGGTGGTGATCGAGAACGTCGCGGGCGCGGGCGGGACCATCGGCTCGGAGCGTGTGGCCAATTCCGCGCCGGATGGGCAGACCATCCTGATCAACCAGCTGGCCCTGCTGGCGGCGCCCGGCCTGATCCCGAACCTGCGCTTCGACACGCGCACCGCCTTCGCGCCGGTCGGCCTGGTGAACACCGGCCCCACCGTGCTCTCGGCGCGGCGCGGTCTGGATCAGCCGCTCGCCTGGCTGCGGGCGCAGGGTGAGCGCGCCAATATCGGCCATGGCGGGCTTGGCACCAGCGGGCACCTCTGCGCGCTGCAACTGGCCCAGGCGCTGCGGATTCCGGTGACGCTCGTCACCTATCGCGGCGGCGGGCCGGCGATGAATGACCTCGTGGCCGGCAGCATCGACCTGCTTTGCGACCAATCCACCAATGCCATTCCACAGCTCACGGCGGGCACCATCCAGGGCGTTCTGGTCACCTCCGCCACGCGACTGCCTCCGATTCCCACTGTGCCGACCTCGGCCGAGGCCGGCGTGCCGGGGGTGAACCTGCATGTCTGGCATGGTCTCTATGTGGCGCGCGGCACGCCGCCCGAGATCATCAACCGGCTGAATGCGGCATTGCGCTCCGCCGTGGCGGACCCTGCCATCCTCGCCCGTTTCGCGCAGCTTGGAACAACCCCCTTCCCGCCGGCCGACCAGACGCCCGAGCGCCATGGCGACCTCTTCACGGCCGAGCTGGAGCGGATCACGCGCCTGCTGGCCGAGGCGGGGGTGCGGCCGGGGGGATGA
- a CDS encoding enoyl-CoA hydratase/isomerase family protein, whose translation MQFETLALEFQAPHLLIVRLNRPEVANALNTQMGRDLLALWTSLTEDSRGIRCVVFTGAGGRAFCAGGDLKERLGMTDAQWQAQHEIFERAYWALMDCPIPVIAAVNGHAYAGGLEMVLASDFAYGAENARFALTEVTIGIMPGAGGTQNLPRAVGERRAKEIILTGRPFTAQQALDWGILNAVYPMDDLLPAALETATRIAENAPLSVRQAKKSIHYGLQMDVRTAFRFEIEAYNRLVGTEDRHEGIASFNEKRKPVFKGR comes from the coding sequence ATGCAATTCGAGACGCTTGCGCTGGAGTTCCAGGCACCGCATTTGCTCATCGTGCGGCTCAACCGGCCCGAGGTGGCCAATGCGCTGAACACGCAGATGGGCCGGGACCTGCTGGCGCTCTGGACCTCGCTGACCGAAGATTCGCGCGGCATCCGCTGCGTGGTGTTCACCGGCGCGGGCGGGCGCGCCTTCTGCGCGGGTGGCGACCTGAAGGAGCGCCTCGGCATGACGGACGCGCAGTGGCAGGCGCAGCACGAGATCTTCGAGCGCGCCTACTGGGCGCTGATGGACTGCCCCATCCCCGTCATCGCCGCGGTGAACGGGCATGCCTATGCCGGCGGCCTCGAAATGGTGCTGGCGAGCGACTTCGCCTATGGCGCCGAAAATGCACGCTTCGCGCTGACGGAGGTGACCATCGGCATCATGCCCGGCGCCGGCGGCACGCAGAACCTGCCGCGTGCGGTGGGCGAACGGCGCGCGAAGGAAATCATCCTGACCGGGCGTCCCTTCACCGCGCAGCAGGCGCTCGACTGGGGCATCCTGAACGCGGTGTATCCGATGGATGACCTGCTGCCGGCCGCATTGGAGACGGCGACGCGCATCGCCGAGAACGCACCGCTTTCGGTGCGGCAGGCCAAGAAGAGCATCCATTACGGCTTGCAGATGGATGTGCGGACCGCCTTCCGCTTCGAGATCGAGGCCTATAACCGCCTGGTCGGCACCGAGGACCGGCATGAGGGCATCGCGAGCTTCAACGAGAAGCGCAAGCCGGTGTTCAAGGGGCGTTAG
- a CDS encoding accessory factor UbiK family protein, protein MRKDGRQRLDDLAGMAGGAFSVFAGLRAEMEAMARAQAEAMVRKLELARAEDLDAAMEVARRARAHAEALEVRVAALEAEIAALKAG, encoded by the coding sequence ATGCGCAAGGATGGTCGCCAGCGACTGGATGACCTGGCCGGGATGGCCGGGGGCGCCTTCTCCGTCTTCGCGGGGCTGCGTGCCGAGATGGAAGCCATGGCCCGCGCCCAGGCCGAGGCGATGGTGCGCAAGCTCGAGCTGGCCCGTGCCGAGGACCTCGATGCCGCCATGGAAGTGGCGCGCCGCGCCCGCGCCCATGCGGAGGCGCTGGAGGTTCGCGTCGCCGCCCTCGAGGCCGAGATCGCGGCGTTGAAGGCGGGCTGA